The DNA window GGATGCGCTTTGTAACGTCGATTCCGGCCACGAACGGGTTTGCCGCGACGACTTCCCGGTGGCAGAACGGTGGGGTGAAGAAGTGGATTGCCATGACGATCGCGCTGGCGGCCGTCGCCGATGCGGAAAGCCCGCCGAAGCGGATTGTCGGAACGCAGGGGACCGGCGTGGTCGAGCGGGGCTTTTTCGATGACAAGGACGCGTGGAAGCCGGGTGACCCGGCGGCGTGGAAGTGGGAGGAGCGAGAGGGCGAGCGGGTCCTGTGCCTGGTGAAGCAGAGCAAGGTGAAGCCGCCGGTGCGCTCGCCGTTCAATCTGATCTGGTTCGAAAAGAAGAGCTGGGAGGGCTTCGATCTGCAGGTCGAGGTGCGCTTGACCAAGTTCGACAAGGGCAACAACGACCTGTGCGTGGCGTTCGCCGGGAAAGGGCCGCAGGAGTTCTACTACGCGCATCTCGGCGAGAAGGCGGATCAGGTGCATCACCAGATCCATCTTGTGAACCATGCCGACCGCAAACCGATCACTGTCTGGCGGAGCGAGGGCACGCCTTGGAAGGAAGGAACGTGGCACAAGTTGCGGGTCGTGCATCGTCCGGCTACCGGTGAGATCGCCGTCATGTTCGACGGCGAGTCGGTGCTGACGGCCGCCGACAAGACCCTGACCGGCGGGAAGATCGGCCTCGGGTCATTTGACGACACCGGCGAGTTCCGGCGGATCATCATCCGCTGAGTGCGGAAGACGCCACCATTCCTAGTCCCGAAGCGCCAACCTCCCTAGTCCCGAAGGGACGTCGGCAGTTAGCCACGGGGTTCACCCCGTGGAACGAGGTCGGCAAGATGATTGAGCCCCGGCAGGGGCGTAGGCGAACTCCCGGGATCTTCTCACGCTCCGCCGACGCGCCTTCGGCGCTTGGATATTTCGCTCCCGGGACCACGGGGTGAACCCCGTGGCTAAACGCCTTCGCCCCTTCGGGGCTGAAGATCGCGCTTTTCAGTCCCCCTGCTTCTTCAGCCACTTGCGGGTCAGCGGGCCAAAGTAGGCCTTCTCCGAAATGTCGGTGAGCAGCATGCCGCCGGGGCCGAAGAACTTCCACTCGTGGCAGCCGTAGCAGAGCTGCAGCACGCGGCGGGAGCCGTCGGTCCAGACGACCGCGTAGTCCGGATGGAATCCGGCGCACTTCTCCTTCGGCCCCCATGCCTGGTGAGACTTCGGCTGGCAGTAGAGTTTGAGGACCTCGTCGATGCTTTCGCGCGGCACGTCGACCGGCTCCTTGAAGAACTTGAAGCCCTCGATTTCCACCCAGCCGCCCTTCTCGACCTGCCTGTTGTAGGTTGATGTCTGGGCCTGCGGGTGGGCGAGACCGCGGTAGACCACGGCATTCGAGGTGTTTCCGAAGTCGATGCACGCCTGGGTGCGGGCGCGCTCCTCGATCGGTCGCAGGTCGATGCCGCCGGACCAGCAGGTCGGACCGGCGCAGGAGGCGAGCAAGGCGATCGGGAGGAGAAGCAGCAGGGATTTCATGGATACGACTCAATCGCGAACCGGCGCGCGGCGCAAAGCTTTTGAAGTGGCACTCCCGCAGCAGGCCCGGAAATTCTCATGTTTCTCTCATCCGGAACGTGGTGGAATTTCCGCTGACCGATGCGCTGCCTGCTGGTTGAGGATTACGCCCCCCTGCGTGAGAACGTGGCCGAATGCCTGCGGGAGGACGGCTACGTCGTGGATGCGAGCGCGACGGGCGACGAGGGGCTCTGGTACGCGCGGAACCATCCGTACGACGTGATCCTGCTCGACATCATGCTGCCGGGGGTGGACGGACTGACCATCCTGAGGAAGTTGCGCGAGCTGCAGGACAAAACGCCGGTGCTGGTGATCAGCGCGCGTGACTCGGTCGACCAGCGGGTCGAGGGGCTGGATGCCGGTGCCGACGACTATCTGGTCAAGCCCTTCGCGTTGGCCGAGCTTGCGGCCCGCACCCGTGCGCTGCTGCGCCGCCGCTACGACCACGAGTCGCCATTGCTCCGTGTCGGGGATCTGGAAATCGACACGGTCACGAGGCAGGTGTCCCGTGCCGGTTCGGCGATCCCGTTGACCCCGCGCGAATACGGGTTGCTCGAGTATCTCGCCCACCGCACGGGGCAACCGGTGAGCCGCACGGATATCTGGGAACATGTGTACGAGGACCAGGAGGGAGGTTCCAGCAACACGGTCGATGTCTACATCGGCTACCTGAGGAAGAAGCTGAATGCCGGCGGCCGGGATGAGCTCATCCACACCCGCCGCGGCTTCGGCTACGTGCTTTCGACCGAGCCATGAAGCATCCGTCGATGCGCGTCCGGCTGATGGTCGGCACCGGTCTTGCGGTGAGCGTGGTGCTGCTCGTTTCGCTGGTCATCATTTATCAGTCGGTCTCGCGGATGCTGCGCAAGGAAGTGCGGCTTCAGTTGCTCAACAGCGCGTCACTGCTGATGAAGTCATCGGAGTTGGAGCCGGGTGGGGTGGTTTACGAGTGGCACGAGGCTCTGGAGTCGGACGACACGACGGGGGTGCTCGGGTTGTTCCAGTTCTGGGACCAGAACAGCGGAACGACGGCCGGGTCGCCGGCGCTCGGCGGCGAATCGATCGAACGTTTCCATGGCGAGCTGAACCAGCCGGTGCTCAAACCGATCACCTTGCCGGACGGCCGCCCCGCCATGGCGGTCGGTGTGTTGCATCTTCCCTTCCTCGACGGGGAGGGCCTTGAGGAGATGAAGCGCCTCGGGAAAGTACTACAGCCGCAGGATTTTCCCCAGGTGCTCGTCTGTGCCCGGGAAACCCGATCTCTGGATCAGAAGCTTGGCCGATTCCGCGGTCACCTGATCCGTGCGGGTGCGGCCACTCTGATCGCGATCTGGGTTTCGGTGGGCTGGATCACCCGGCGGACGCTGCGGCCGATCGACGAGCTGGCGGAGCGTCTTGATCGTCGCTCCCGCGAGGACGAAGGTCCGGTGCCGCCGATTCCCGACGGGATGCCGGTGGAACTCACGGCGCTGGCCGGTGCCTTCAACCGCACGCTGGAGAGGGTCGAGGCCGCCCGAGAGCGCGAGCGTCGCTTCGCCCTGCACGCCGCGCATGAGTTGCGCACTCCTATTTCAGGCCTCCAGGCGATCCTTGAGCAGGCGGTTAGTCGGCCGCGTGATGCCGACGAACTTACCAAGCGGATCGAATCCGCCCTCGGTGTCGCATCCGGCATGCGCGGCACGGTCCACACCCTGATGCGGCTCGCCCGGATCCGCGGTGGGCTCGAGCAGGGGGTGAGCGAGCCGTTCGACCCGGCGTTGGCGGTCCGCGAGACGCTGGACGAGGCGAAGGAGCGCTTCGAAGACCGAGGGATCGAACTGGCCAGTTCGATCCCCGATGGGGCGCACGCACTTGATGGTGATCCGGAGCTGTTCCGTCTGGTGGTCGGCACCTTGGTCGACAATATGGTTCGACATGCACCTTCCGGTTCGGAGGCAAGGGTGTCTGCGGACGAGGGAGCGTCCGGGTTCCGAGTCGTGATGACGAACCGTGCCGATGGACTTGCCCCTGAAGAACTGCCGCGCTTGTTCGAACCCTTCCAACGCGGCGAGGCATCGGTCGGTCACGAAGGTTCCGGCCTCGGGCTCAGCCTTGCGCGGGAGGTGGTGCTTGCGATGGGTGGCGCTATTGACCTTCGGCTGCGTGACGAAGACCTCTTCGAGGTGGAGGTGAACTTTTCCCGCTGAATTTCGCGGTTCTCACGATTCTCTCACTTCGGGTGGTTAGGATGGCGTCACCGTTCGATGAAAGCCGTCGCATCCACCCAACCGCTATCGCCCCTTTCCGTGGTTCGGACCGCCGAGACCACCGACCGCGTGTTCGACACGCCGGACGAGAATGTCGCCGACTTCCGGTTCGGCGCGAAGGTCGCCTCGGTCTTCGACGACATGGTCAGCCGCTCAGTACCCTTCTATGGGGAGATGCAGCGGATGATCGCCGAAATGGTCGGCGACTACGCGGTGCCCGGCTCCAACGTTTATGATCTCGGTTGCTCGACCGGCACCACCTTCCTAGGCATCGACGGGAAGGTGGCGCCGGCCGTCAAATTCGTCGGCGTCGACAACTCGAGCGAGATGCTCGACAAGTGCCGCACCAAGCTTTCCGCAGCCGGCATCACCCACGAGGTCGAGCTGGTGAATGCCGATCTCAACGGCGGCGTGCGCATCGAAAACGCCTCGGTGGTGATGCTGGTGCTCACCCTGCAGTTCGTCCGCCCGCTCTACCGCGACAAGCTGATCGCGGACATCCTCGAAGGCATGAACGAGAACGGCGCCTTGATCCTCGTCGAGAAGGTCATCGGCGAGGACTCGCTCTTCAACCGCCAGTTCATCAAGTACTACTACGACCTGAAAAGGCGCCACGGCTACAGCGAGCTTGAGATCTCGCAGAAGCGCGAGGCGCTGGAGAACGTGCTCATTCCCTACAAGCTTCTCGAGAACCGCGAGATGCTGCTCAGGGCCGGCTTCCGCTACTGCGACACCTTCTTCAAGTGGTACAACTTCACCGGAATGATCGCCGTCAAATGAAGGTCCGGCTCGGTAACTTCCTCTATCACTACCGGAACGTCCTGTTTCCGTTGGTGTACTCGCTTCTCTTCATCAAGGGACCGCTTCTGGTAGGCGACTACCGGATCGCAGCACTGGCCGGTTTCGCCATCGCAAGCGCCGGCCAGTTGCTGCGAGGGGTCACGGTGGGGCTGGATTACATCAAGCGCGGAGGCAAGAACCGCATGCCCTACGCCGACGACCTGGTGACCGGCGGGCTTTTCAGCCACTGCCGAAACCCGCTCTATGTCGGCAACCTGACGATCCTACTCGGCGCGGGTGTCGCGTCGAACTCGCTGCTCTTCCTTACGGCCGGCATGGCCTTCTTCCTGTTCGCCTATTCGTGCATCGTGGCGGCGGAGGAGAACTTCCTGCGCGGCAAGTTCGGCGACGTCTTCGATCGGTATTGTTCGGAGGTCGGCCGCTTCACCCTCAATCCGAAGGGACTCGCCGAAACGATGCGCTCGATGCGCTTCAACTGGCGTCGCCTGGTGAGCGCGGAGTACAACTCGGCTTTCATCTGGATCGTCGCCGCTTCGGTCGGGGTACTGCAGAACGCATGGCTTGCCGGTGACATGGCTGGTTTCACCGCATCGGCGGCCGAGGGCATCTTGGCGCTCGCCGTGATCGGCTACGCAGTCGCGCGCGTCCTGAAGAAAACCGGACGGCTTCGCCAGTCCGTTGCGGAGCCGACCGGCGAGGCAGCCCGGGCCTGAGTTGTTATCCGAGCCGTGCCTCGGTGCCGGGCTCCCATTTCAGGCCCCAGTCGCGGATGGCAAGCAGGAGCGGCTTGAGCGATTCGCCTTTCTTGGTGAGGGCGTAAGCGAAGCGCTTCGAGCCATCTTCGGCGGGCACCTTCTCGATCACTCCACCCTCGGTCAGCCGGGTGAGCCGGTCGCTGAGGATGTTGGTCGGGATCCCTTCCGGCGAGCCGGCGAAGTCCTTGAACCTCGATCGACCGAGCATCAGGTCGCGGATGACGAGCAGCGTCCAGCGGTCGCCGAACAGATCGAGCGCGCAGGCGACCGGACAGGGAGAACGGCGTTCGGGGGACTCGGGCTTGTTGCGGGCTGCCATGCCCGAGGCTCGCATTCATAAACTTGCATTTCAAAAGTAAAATAACTTGCGAAATGCAAGTGAGTGGGTAGGGGTTTCTCCATGTCTGTGGTCACCGAACCGAAACTAGCCGCTCCTGGAGCGGGATTGCCTGCGATGGAGCTGATGATCGCCCGGATCATGTTCGGGCGAAAACGGAAGTCGGGATCCCGCGATGGATTTGACCGGGAGTTTCACAAAGAGCGGGAGCTGATCCGGAAGCGGGTTGCATCCTGTGATCCGTCGCGGCGAGGCGAGCGGGTGCTCATCAAACGCCTGCGTGGCTTGGAAGACAGCAGTCGGAACTGGTCGGTGTGGATGACGCTTGATCACCTCCGCATCTGCAACGGGGTGTTCGCGGCAGTGATCGGCGGTTTGAGTCGCGGGCAAGTTCCCGAGAAGGAAGCCAGCACCGCGGATGTGAAGCCGTCGCCCGAGGTGGGTGAAGAGATCGAGGCATCGTATGGGGCATCTTGTGATGCGTTGTTGTCGGCGGTCGGCGCGGTGAGCGATCTCGCAACGGATGAGCGCTACGCCCATCCATGGTTCGGGCCGCTCGATGCGGCCGGCTGGCATGCCTTGTCCGCGCTCCACATGGGCATCCACCGTCGGCAGATCGAGAAGATCATCGAGGGGTTGGGTTAGCGTATCGCTCAGCCCCGAGGGGCGCGGATGATGTTGGCGCACCTTGAGAACATGCACCGACGACCTACTCTGCCTACGCCCCTCCGGGGCTTGGATTCCACTCCGGTCCGACATCCCCGGGGTGAACCCCGGGGCTAAGTGCCTGCGCCCCTCCGGGGCTTTGAGCACGAGTGGGGTCGCCTACTTGGCCTCCAGATCCGCGAAGATGCCGGTGCCGGCGCGGACGGAGATCTTCTGGTTCTTGGCGTAGGCCCGACCGGCGGCTGACCGGATCGCTGTGCGGTTGCCGCCCTTGCGCCATGACTCGATGGCATCGTGAAGGATGAAGGAGCCCGGATACATCAGTTGCCGAGTAAGAAGCAGAGGCTCCGAGCTCATCCGTTCGAGGCGTGGAGTGAAGTAGCTCTCGCTGAGGCAGCACAGCGCGATGGTTGCGGTCGGGTTGTTTTCGACGGGCTTCGGCTTCGGCAACTGGAGTTCCATGAAGCCGTTGTGACCGATGAATGCGACGAGCGCGTGCTCCTTCGATGCCACCGCCGCTTCGAAGTCGAGGAGGCACTTCTTCATCTCCGCACCGCGATAGGCATCGGCGGTCAGGACGAGGCCCCCGTCAGCGTGCCGGAACTTGAGGCGCCGCAGGATTCCGGGTGCGGGATTCTTCACCGCGTCCACGGTCTTCCACTTGCTGCTGCGCTTGAAGTAGGACGCCAGACCGTCGTCGCATCCCCAGTAAAGGTTTCCCTCCGGGTCGTCGCCATTCCCGATCTTCTCGCCCACCTTGACGATTCCCTGGGTGGCATTGTCGCAGAGCGCGACGAATACCCGGATCGACTTCTCTTCGTCCGCCTTGAGCGAGACGCCCGAAATGAGAAACACGACCATTAGTAGCATTTTCATGGTTGTGGCGAGATTACCCGTCTTGACCTCGATGTCGATGTGCTCGTTGGCTGCTGACCAACGGCTCGGTCAGGTGACTGTAGTGACGCTTGAAGAGCCGGATGTGGCGGTAGCGCCAGTAGATGGTGTATTCGAAACCGAAATCCTTATCGATCTCGACCAAGCGATGGGGAGCGGTGTCGAGAAGCGGCACGATCGCCTGGGTGTAGGCCCATGGGCCCGTGACGAGGAGGACTGCTCGCTGACCGATGCCGTCGCGGGACTCGTCGTAGTTGAGAATGTTTCCGAGCACCAAGAGGATCGCGGCACGGAGGAACGGGTGGCCGGCCGCGGCCACGATGTGCCACTGCTGGAATTCGCCGAGCGCCGGAATTCCGGGTGTGTCGGTGATTCCCCACTCGGGGAAACGCTGCTGGTTCCAGTGGGAGAGCACGTAGGATTCGTCCGGCCTTAAGACCTGGTCCAGCGGCTCTTTTGCGGTGCTCTTGATGTCGAGGTAGACGCCGCCTTCGGCATACATCAGGAGGTAGCGGAAGAGGTCGGCCCGGGCGGCGCCGTAGGCCGGCCGGATCATCCGGTAGATCCCCAGCACCCGGTCGCCGTAGCGGGCATCGATCCAGCGTTCGATGTCTGCATCGCTGAAAACCCGGTGGCTCCATCCGGGATTGCGTTCCCGCATTCGGCGGATGTTGCGGAGGATCTTCCGCGGCAGGCGTTCCGGGTCCGCACAGGTCTGGTAGATGCGCTTCGGGATGCCGGTTGTCGGCTCGAACGCCGGAAGCTCGATATCCGGCATGCTTGGTGAATTGTCGCGATCGGAAGCTTCGGTCATGGCATCAGGGACCGCTGCCTCATCCCTTTGCCGGAGCCTCGATGATGCCTTCCTCGGTCTCCTGCTTGAGACGGAGCTGGCCGCAGGCGGCATCGATGTCGTGACCCTTCTCCAAGCGCAGCGTGGCGGACACGCCAGCGTTCTTGAGGATGTCGCGGAAGGCGCGGCACTGCGCTTCGGAAGGGCGGACCCAGTCGAGGCCCTCGACGGTGTTGTAGGGGATCAGGTTGACCTTGGCTTTCAGGCGACGGGCGTGGCTGGCGAGGATACGGGCTTGCTCGAGGTCGTCGTTGACGTTCTCGATGAGGATGTACTCCAGCGTCAGGTGCTGCTTCTTACGGGAGTTCCAGTAGTCGAGTGCCTCGAAGAGCTCGGCGGTCTTCCACTTCTTGTTCACCGGCATGATCCGGTCGCGGACCTCGTCGGTGGCGCCGTGAAGGGAAATCGCCAGGCGAATCTGCTGCGGGTGGTCGGCCAGCTTCCGGATCTGCGGCACCAGACCCGAGGTGGAAATCGTCAGGTGGCGCGCACCGAGATGAAGTCCCCACTCCGAAGTGATGATCTCGATCGCCGCCATCAACCGGTCGAAGTTGGCGAAGGGTTCGCCCATGCCCATGAAGACCAGGTTGTCGACCCGCTCGCCGGAGAGCCACTCGGCGGCCAGCACCTGCCCGGCGATCTCGGCGGGTTCCAGATTCCGCGAAAAGCCGGCGAGTCCCGAGGCACAGAATTTGCAGCCGTAGGCGCAGCCGACCTGGGACGAAACGCAGAGCGTGCGGCGATCGGAGCGCTCGCCGTAGAGGGCCGGATTGGCCGGGATGAGGACCGACTCGACATAGCGGCCGTCGTGGAGCTTGAAGAGGAACTTGCGGGTGGTGTCGGCGCTGCCTTGGGTTCGCGAGTGCTCGAGCGCGTGCAGACGGTGGGTCTCGGCGAGCCTGTCCCGCAGCGCGGCCGGCAGGTTGGTCATTTCCTCAAACGTCCCGGCCTTTTTCTTCCAGACCCAGTCGAGGATCTGCCCGGCCCGGAACGCGGGCTGGCCCCAGTCGGCCATCAGGGCGGAAAGGTCGTCAATCGAGAGGCCGGTCAGGGCGGGGAGCACGCGGGAGGGTGGAATATCGAACATCGAACGTCCAACTTTGAAGATTGAGGGCCGTGGGGCTCCGGATGCCCGGAATCCCGCCTCGGGCGCGGACACAGCGGGAACTCGACAGATTGTGGGCGAGAATCGAAAACGCCCGAGGCATGAACAACATTCATAACAAATGGCGATTGGTTGCGGGATTGCTCATGGCATCGGTCCTTCCGGCCATGGCTCAGGAGGCTCCGACGGCCCCGGATAGTGGGGATACCGCATGGATGCTGGTTTCCACGGTGCTGGTGCTGCTGATGACGCTGCCGGGCCTGGCGCTGTTCTACGGCGGGCTGGTCCGCGGCAAGAACGTGCTGAGCATCTTGGTCCAGTGCTTCGTGATGGCGGCACTGATGAGCGTGCTGTGGATCACCTTCGGTGCCAGTTTCGCCACCGGCAGCGACGAGAACCTGTTCATCGGCGATTCGTCGAAGCTGATGCTCGGGCACATGACGGCCGACACGCTGAACGGAACGATCCCGGAGAGCGTGTGGCTGACCTTCCAGATGACCTTCATCATCATCACCCCGGCGCTGATGGTCGGTGCCTTCGCCGAGCGGATGAAATTCTCGGCGATGCTGATTTTCACCACCCTCTGGACGATCCTGTCCTATCTGCCCGTCTGGCACATGGCCTGGGGCGGCGGTTTGTTCCACGACTGGGGCGTGCTTGACTTCGCCGGCGGCACGGTGGTCCACATCAATGCGGGGATCGCCGGTCTGGTGGCCTGCATCATGGTCGGCCGGCGTCGCGGCTACCCGGGGCCCAACCTGGTCCCCCACAACGTTCCGTTCACCGTGATGGGGGCGGGGCTGCTGTGGGTCGGCTGGTTCGGCTTCAATGCCGGCTCGGCCTGCGCGGCGGATGCATCGGCCGGGATGGCGATGCTTACCACCCACGCGGCGACCGCGGCCGCGGTGCTGGTGTGGATGGGCATGGAATGGATGATCCAGAAGAAGCCAACCGCGGTCGGTGTGGCGACGGGTGCCGTGGCCGGACTGGTGGCGGTCACCCCGGCGGCGGGATCGACCACGGTCGGTGGCGCGCTGGCGATCGGCGCGATCTCGAGCTTCGTCTGTTACTTCACCGCGACCAAACTGAAGCACGCGTTGAAGTTCGATGACTCCCTCGACGTCTTCGGGGTGCACGGAGTCGGCGGGATCGTCGGTGCCATCCTCACCGGGGTCTTCGTCCGCGAAGGGATCCTTGAGGAAGGTGTGACCACGGCCCAGCAGACCTGGGCGCAAACGCTGAGCGTGCTGGTCACCATCGGCTGGAGCGCGGTCGCGGCCTTCATCGCGCTGGGTGTGGCCAAGGTGGTCACCGGCCTGCGGGTCAGCGAGGATGTCGAAGTTGGCGGACTCGACCGCTCCGAGCACGGTGAGGAAGCCTACAACAGCGAGGGCTGATCCGGAGTTTTCCCCAAGCCTCCCGTGGCTCCGGCTGCGGGAGGCTTTTTCGTTCCGACTCAGCGGATGGGCGCCGGTTCCGGGCCTTCGTCGGTGGGTGTGACCTTCGAAATCGTGCCGTCGGCCGCGAAGCTGATCTTCTGGATCGAGCATTGGCGCTGGCCGGTGAGTGGCGGCTCGTTCTTGGTCGATGGCCAGTAGTGGTAGCAGATGTACCATTGCTTGGTGCCGGGGTGCTGGAAAAACGAATGGTGGCCCGGCCCCTTGTGCGACTCGCCCGAGTTGAGGATCGCGCCCCGGTACTTCCACGGTCCGACCGGCGAGCTACTGGTAGCATAGTGGACCGAGTAGTTCGGGTTGTTCCAGCCGCCGTGGCTGTAGGAGAGGTAGTAGGTGCCGTCGATCTCGTGCATGAAGGCGCCCTCGGTGAACTCCGGAGGCGTCGCGACCTCGACCTCCTCGCCGAGCTCAATGAGATTCGGCTTCAGCTTCCACACCCGCAGCTTCGCGCCGTTCGATCCGCCGGCGTAGAAGTAGGCCGTGCCGTCCTTGTCTTGGAAAACCATCGGGTCGATCGCCTCGAAGCCGTTGCCTCCTGTCAGCAGCGGCTTGCCGATGTCCTTGAACGGGCCGGCGGGATGGTCCGCCACCGCGACGCCGATGCGGCTGGGGGTCGGATTCTGGGGGCCGACCGAGAAGTAGAAGTAGTATTTCCCGTCCTTCTCGGTGATCCCCGGCGCCCACAGCCAGTGGTTCCTGGCGCCGTCGTCCTTGATCCACGAAATATCGGCCATTTTCAGGATCGGCTCGCTGGCTTTCCAGTCGACCAGGTCGGGCGACGAGTAGGCGACGAAGTCAAAAGAGTGGAACTGGGCCTTGGGGTCCGAGGCGTGGGTCGGGTAGGCCCAGAACTTGCCGTCGAAGACCGCGACGTGCGGATCGGCGCCGGGGAAGACCGGATTGGCTTGGCAGATCGCGGTCAGAACGAAGGCGACGCCGAGGCGTAGGGAGTGGCGGCTGGGTTGTTTCATGGGCTCCGAATGAACGGTCCGGGCGGGGAAATGGTTTAGGGGGAATCTGGCGAGCGGGCCATCTGTTCCCAGCTGCAATTTCCGGAGCGCGACCCGCGGAATGCCAGATCGGCGGACCCGACCTCTCCAAGCATGGTGAGGAAGCCTCCAACAGGGAGGGCTGATCCGGAGTTTTGCCAAGCCTCCCGTGGCTCCGACTCAGCGGACGGGCGATTCTCCAGAGGCGTCGGTCAAGCCCGGCGCCTGCGCAAAAGCAGCACGCCACCGAAGGCGGCGAGAACGAAAGCCGACGGCTCCGGCACCGGATCGTAGCGGGTATCGGCGCCCGAGAGGCGCATCATCCGGCCGACGCCGGACCCGTAGCCGGAGGTCAGGTCGGTCGTCGACTGGTGGGCCTGACCGCTGCCGGTATTCAGCATCTCCATCACGAAGTCCGACCCTGGCTCGACATTGACGATGGCGAGAAAGTAGGTGCCGTCCGCGAGAACGATCTCCGTGTCGAGGTCGACCTGATAGGTGAACCGTCGAACGGTCGGATTGATCCGGGTCCGGTTGTAGAGGGTGGTCTCGCTTTCCGCGACCAGCGAGCCGGGTCCGCCGGCGGGTCCGTTTGGCAGGAGGATGGCAATGGCGAAGTCCGGGAGGAAGGCATCGCTGGAGTCCTGTCCCGTGAACTCGATCGACCGGAGGGTGCCGCCCGAGGTGGTGACGGTGGCGGCGAGGAAAATGTCGGGTCCGCCCGGTCCGTATTCCAGATCCGCAGCCATGGTGGCGTTGGTCGTGTAGCTGGGCGCGCCGTTGAGGATCGTGGCTGCCTCCGTGGTGAGCGAGGAGCCGAATACGATGGCGGTGACCGCGAGGAGGGAGGAGGGGAATCGCATGGGGTGCTGCGATCTGCTAACAGCTTTGGACGAGGCGCGTCAAGTTCAGCGGAGCAGCGATCGAAACCGTGCATCATGCAACCCGCCCCCGATGAAGGAGCTGTTCCGAGAAGCTCACTTCAGGAAGGCGGCGGGCGACAAGATTCTCAGTGAAATACGAGAGACTTAGTAGCAGATCCTCGCGCCACCACGGGGCGATGGCCTGCATGCCGATCGGG is part of the Haloferula helveola genome and encodes:
- a CDS encoding response regulator transcription factor; translated protein: MRCLLVEDYAPLRENVAECLREDGYVVDASATGDEGLWYARNHPYDVILLDIMLPGVDGLTILRKLRELQDKTPVLVISARDSVDQRVEGLDAGADDYLVKPFALAELAARTRALLRRRYDHESPLLRVGDLEIDTVTRQVSRAGSAIPLTPREYGLLEYLAHRTGQPVSRTDIWEHVYEDQEGGSSNTVDVYIGYLRKKLNAGGRDELIHTRRGFGYVLSTEP
- the rlmN gene encoding 23S rRNA (adenine(2503)-C(2))-methyltransferase RlmN codes for the protein MFDIPPSRVLPALTGLSIDDLSALMADWGQPAFRAGQILDWVWKKKAGTFEEMTNLPAALRDRLAETHRLHALEHSRTQGSADTTRKFLFKLHDGRYVESVLIPANPALYGERSDRRTLCVSSQVGCAYGCKFCASGLAGFSRNLEPAEIAGQVLAAEWLSGERVDNLVFMGMGEPFANFDRLMAAIEIITSEWGLHLGARHLTISTSGLVPQIRKLADHPQQIRLAISLHGATDEVRDRIMPVNKKWKTAELFEALDYWNSRKKQHLTLEYILIENVNDDLEQARILASHARRLKAKVNLIPYNTVEGLDWVRPSEAQCRAFRDILKNAGVSATLRLEKGHDIDAACGQLRLKQETEEGIIEAPAKG
- a CDS encoding glycosyltransferase family 32 protein, giving the protein MTEASDRDNSPSMPDIELPAFEPTTGIPKRIYQTCADPERLPRKILRNIRRMRERNPGWSHRVFSDADIERWIDARYGDRVLGIYRMIRPAYGAARADLFRYLLMYAEGGVYLDIKSTAKEPLDQVLRPDESYVLSHWNQQRFPEWGITDTPGIPALGEFQQWHIVAAAGHPFLRAAILLVLGNILNYDESRDGIGQRAVLLVTGPWAYTQAIVPLLDTAPHRLVEIDKDFGFEYTIYWRYRHIRLFKRHYSHLTEPLVSSQRAHRHRGQDG
- the cmoA gene encoding carboxy-S-adenosyl-L-methionine synthase CmoA → MKAVASTQPLSPLSVVRTAETTDRVFDTPDENVADFRFGAKVASVFDDMVSRSVPFYGEMQRMIAEMVGDYAVPGSNVYDLGCSTGTTFLGIDGKVAPAVKFVGVDNSSEMLDKCRTKLSAAGITHEVELVNADLNGGVRIENASVVMLVLTLQFVRPLYRDKLIADILEGMNENGALILVEKVIGEDSLFNRQFIKYYYDLKRRHGYSELEISQKREALENVLIPYKLLENREMLLRAGFRYCDTFFKWYNFTGMIAVK
- a CDS encoding family 16 glycoside hydrolase; the encoded protein is MKKWIAMTIALAAVADAESPPKRIVGTQGTGVVERGFFDDKDAWKPGDPAAWKWEEREGERVLCLVKQSKVKPPVRSPFNLIWFEKKSWEGFDLQVEVRLTKFDKGNNDLCVAFAGKGPQEFYYAHLGEKADQVHHQIHLVNHADRKPITVWRSEGTPWKEGTWHKLRVVHRPATGEIAVMFDGESVLTAADKTLTGGKIGLGSFDDTGEFRRIIIR
- a CDS encoding isoprenylcysteine carboxylmethyltransferase family protein, translating into MKVRLGNFLYHYRNVLFPLVYSLLFIKGPLLVGDYRIAALAGFAIASAGQLLRGVTVGLDYIKRGGKNRMPYADDLVTGGLFSHCRNPLYVGNLTILLGAGVASNSLLFLTAGMAFFLFAYSCIVAAEENFLRGKFGDVFDRYCSEVGRFTLNPKGLAETMRSMRFNWRRLVSAEYNSAFIWIVAASVGVLQNAWLAGDMAGFTASAAEGILALAVIGYAVARVLKKTGRLRQSVAEPTGEAARA
- a CDS encoding helix-turn-helix domain-containing protein, whose translation is MAARNKPESPERRSPCPVACALDLFGDRWTLLVIRDLMLGRSRFKDFAGSPEGIPTNILSDRLTRLTEGGVIEKVPAEDGSKRFAYALTKKGESLKPLLLAIRDWGLKWEPGTEARLG
- a CDS encoding sensor histidine kinase; translated protein: MKHPSMRVRLMVGTGLAVSVVLLVSLVIIYQSVSRMLRKEVRLQLLNSASLLMKSSELEPGGVVYEWHEALESDDTTGVLGLFQFWDQNSGTTAGSPALGGESIERFHGELNQPVLKPITLPDGRPAMAVGVLHLPFLDGEGLEEMKRLGKVLQPQDFPQVLVCARETRSLDQKLGRFRGHLIRAGAATLIAIWVSVGWITRRTLRPIDELAERLDRRSREDEGPVPPIPDGMPVELTALAGAFNRTLERVEAARERERRFALHAAHELRTPISGLQAILEQAVSRPRDADELTKRIESALGVASGMRGTVHTLMRLARIRGGLEQGVSEPFDPALAVRETLDEAKERFEDRGIELASSIPDGAHALDGDPELFRLVVGTLVDNMVRHAPSGSEARVSADEGASGFRVVMTNRADGLAPEELPRLFEPFQRGEASVGHEGSGLGLSLAREVVLAMGGAIDLRLRDEDLFEVEVNFSR
- a CDS encoding DinB family protein; this translates as MSVVTEPKLAAPGAGLPAMELMIARIMFGRKRKSGSRDGFDREFHKERELIRKRVASCDPSRRGERVLIKRLRGLEDSSRNWSVWMTLDHLRICNGVFAAVIGGLSRGQVPEKEASTADVKPSPEVGEEIEASYGASCDALLSAVGAVSDLATDERYAHPWFGPLDAAGWHALSALHMGIHRRQIEKIIEGLG